A genomic stretch from Phycisphaerae bacterium includes:
- a CDS encoding TetR/AcrR family transcriptional regulator has translation MAKPPRMKATDRRRQLLEASIACFAEHGYQGTTTALLARTAQISEPVLYRHFASKQELFVALLEQVGREVLREWRKAIAPLKSPQDQLRVLLRLNPATTDPRTKQLYRVIFSAQAEFNEPKIQAALREHYQRYAQFLTNVIRRAQRARQVREDVSASGLAWQLIHAAIGFALIKPLEIPGHATPATVEQAIGLLIEQLAGDRNPD, from the coding sequence ATGGCCAAACCGCCGCGCATGAAGGCCACGGATCGACGGCGGCAACTCCTGGAAGCCTCCATCGCCTGCTTCGCCGAACACGGCTATCAGGGTACGACGACGGCGCTGCTGGCGCGCACGGCCCAAATCTCTGAACCGGTCCTTTATCGACACTTCGCGAGCAAGCAGGAGTTGTTCGTCGCTCTGCTCGAACAAGTCGGCCGGGAAGTCCTTCGCGAGTGGCGCAAGGCCATCGCCCCGCTCAAATCGCCCCAGGACCAACTGCGCGTCCTGCTGCGGCTCAACCCCGCCACGACCGATCCTCGCACCAAGCAGCTCTATCGCGTCATCTTCTCGGCCCAGGCCGAGTTCAATGAGCCGAAGATTCAGGCCGCCCTGCGCGAGCACTACCAGCGTTATGCTCAGTTTCTCACAAACGTCATCCGCCGCGCCCAGCGGGCCCGGCAGGTGCGCGAGGATGTCTCCGCGAGCGGTCTCGCCTGGCAACTCATCCACGCCGCCATCGGTTTCGCCCTCATCAAACCGCTGGAAATCCCCGGCCACGCCACCCCCGCCACCGTGGAACAGGCCATCGGCCTGCTCATCGAGCAGCTCGCGGGCGATCGCAATCCGGATTGA
- a CDS encoding sugar transferase, which translates to MSSQSILSFDLAIPARLSPVPVPAAPRISARRSGLDLIGGSLLHLPRAAWMAIDVAIVCGGTILGNRLFVWWTIEGSILSDYSIALANIVLASAVVLAGCIFGLYEPTTLWSRSRIAVRCLLTVTLAMTSTWLVMHLFMYSNMSRRAALCGTLFYLVGATSFRLICHYALQGVRRGLLVVGQGPLTGAIIRSVRRQSIPGYRLVGVVVPERDEANRRGAGDIPVVGALSEVENLVRRHEVAEVVVAQSAAAIPEYQKAALACLRLGCRVTDETTFYETTYGEVPVSHISPSWFLSADLKGHRREHAVAKRIFDVFVAVVALVLSAPAFILVAGLLRFENRGPILYSQTRVGRGGRLFTLYKFRTMATSAEDAGTAWATLNDPRATSIGRRLRRSRLDELPQLWNILRGDMSVVGPRPERPEFVRPLSAVIPFFDERHLIKPGLTGWAQINYPYGATVADARRKLQLDLYYVKHISLELDLIILLRTLGTFFRGGR; encoded by the coding sequence TTGTCATCCCAGTCCATCCTCAGTTTTGATCTCGCGATTCCCGCTCGATTGTCGCCGGTTCCGGTCCCGGCCGCTCCCCGGATTTCCGCACGTCGGTCGGGATTGGACCTGATTGGCGGATCGCTCCTGCACCTTCCGCGGGCGGCGTGGATGGCGATCGACGTGGCCATCGTCTGTGGCGGCACAATTCTCGGAAATCGCCTCTTCGTGTGGTGGACCATTGAGGGTTCGATCCTCTCGGACTACAGCATCGCCCTGGCAAACATCGTTCTGGCCAGCGCCGTCGTCCTGGCAGGGTGCATCTTCGGCCTCTACGAGCCGACGACGCTCTGGTCCCGATCGCGGATCGCGGTTCGCTGTCTCCTGACGGTCACGTTGGCGATGACGTCGACATGGCTCGTGATGCACCTGTTCATGTATTCGAACATGAGCCGTCGCGCCGCCTTGTGCGGGACGCTGTTCTATCTGGTCGGAGCGACCTCATTCCGGCTCATCTGCCATTACGCGCTGCAGGGCGTCCGACGAGGCCTGCTCGTCGTCGGCCAGGGACCTCTTACCGGGGCCATCATCCGATCGGTGCGGCGGCAGTCCATCCCGGGTTATCGTCTGGTCGGCGTCGTCGTGCCCGAACGCGACGAGGCAAACCGTCGCGGAGCGGGAGATATCCCGGTCGTCGGGGCCCTGTCGGAAGTCGAGAATCTCGTACGCCGCCATGAGGTGGCGGAGGTCGTCGTCGCCCAAAGCGCCGCCGCGATCCCCGAATACCAGAAGGCCGCCCTGGCCTGCCTGCGACTGGGCTGCCGAGTCACGGATGAAACCACATTCTACGAGACGACTTACGGAGAGGTTCCGGTTTCGCACATCTCTCCGAGCTGGTTTCTTTCGGCCGATTTGAAGGGCCACCGCCGTGAGCACGCCGTCGCCAAGCGCATCTTCGACGTCTTTGTCGCCGTCGTCGCCCTGGTCCTCTCCGCCCCGGCCTTCATTCTCGTCGCGGGTCTCCTGCGCTTTGAGAATCGCGGGCCGATTTTGTATTCGCAGACGCGCGTCGGGCGCGGGGGCCGCCTGTTTACCCTTTACAAGTTCCGAACCATGGCCACCAGCGCCGAGGACGCCGGAACTGCCTGGGCCACGTTGAATGATCCCCGGGCAACGTCGATCGGCCGCCGCCTGCGTCGCTCGCGCCTCGACGAACTACCGCAATTGTGGAATATCCTCCGAGGCGACATGTCCGTCGTCGGACCGCGCCCCGAACGCCCCGAGTTCGTCCGCCCACTCTCCGCGGTCATTCCGTTCTTTGACGAGCGCCATTTGATCAAGCCCGGTCTGACCGGATGGGCCCAGATCAACTACCCGTACGGCGCGACCGTCGCCGACGCCCGCCGGAAGCTCCAGCTCGATCTCTATTACGTGAAGCATATTTCGCTGGAGCTGGACTTGATCATTCTCCTGCGCACGCTTGGAACGTTTTTTAGGGGTGGACGGTAA
- a CDS encoding VanZ family protein: MITTQFAKPSIRHADANATPASGSEFLRREATSLLGYTLFLIYLSLVPFDLDIRSPAATTGSTLFGLRAAQISLPDIAANIAFYLPFGAIWFHLLRQRGRSRASAGLWTTIVCTSLSVAIEQAQRLFPSRVGSWVDVSSNLVGALLGVGILWLGEDAIRRAAGRTRELAARRWWLVVSRAFVVIVLLVQLRPFDPVIDPHHAAASALRRTDARPWARWQELETRVKAHHPGNPEVAAMQLSRSRWEYGLDRVVDVALYAAVAALFIVGRSRNGSIALGHYIMAGLVSVGLAAVATGARVFLISHGLDTLQIACGLVGWPIGCFFGWAWARRVTSRSDAAVVTRTGPPPVTWQRGLACVGIAMVILYEIVPFDFSKNSPAGLLAHANVSVVPFAAHRECRINQALYDLSGDGLRYAIVGMGLAMLLRIGHRRRETRVCVALAMLICAVLETLHLWMPSRFTDVTTLAMAAAGSFAGVAVLQWAQGLYARLATVVAADPLTSQLMEGATYQPLPAPAARSEIRRGEPRAGTSPKDPARSTPRR, from the coding sequence ATGATCACGACCCAGTTCGCCAAACCATCGATCCGGCATGCCGACGCCAACGCCACTCCTGCAAGCGGCTCCGAATTCCTGCGCCGGGAGGCGACGTCGCTCCTGGGATACACGTTGTTCCTCATCTATCTGTCCCTCGTCCCGTTCGATCTGGACATTCGATCCCCGGCGGCGACGACTGGGAGCACTCTGTTTGGTCTGCGGGCGGCGCAAATCAGTTTGCCGGACATTGCTGCGAATATTGCGTTTTATCTGCCCTTTGGGGCCATATGGTTCCATCTGCTGCGCCAACGGGGTCGTTCCCGGGCGTCGGCGGGGCTGTGGACGACGATCGTCTGCACCTCTCTCAGTGTGGCGATTGAACAGGCGCAGCGGTTATTTCCCTCCCGCGTCGGGTCCTGGGTGGATGTGAGTTCAAACCTCGTGGGGGCGCTACTCGGCGTCGGGATTTTGTGGCTTGGGGAGGATGCCATCCGCCGGGCCGCGGGACGAACCCGGGAGTTGGCGGCACGCCGTTGGTGGCTGGTCGTCAGCCGCGCGTTTGTCGTCATCGTACTGTTGGTTCAACTTCGACCGTTCGATCCGGTCATCGATCCTCATCATGCTGCGGCGTCGGCGCTGCGGCGAACCGACGCCAGGCCATGGGCGCGATGGCAGGAATTGGAAACCAGGGTGAAGGCCCACCATCCAGGGAACCCCGAAGTGGCGGCAATGCAACTGTCTCGCTCGCGATGGGAATACGGCCTGGATCGCGTCGTCGATGTCGCGTTGTATGCCGCGGTCGCCGCGTTGTTCATCGTGGGAAGATCGCGCAACGGCTCCATTGCCCTTGGACACTACATTATGGCCGGGTTGGTCAGTGTCGGTCTGGCGGCCGTCGCCACCGGGGCACGGGTCTTTCTCATTTCTCACGGCCTGGACACGTTGCAGATCGCTTGCGGCCTCGTCGGGTGGCCGATCGGCTGCTTCTTCGGATGGGCGTGGGCGCGGCGCGTCACGTCCCGTTCCGATGCCGCCGTTGTGACGCGAACAGGGCCGCCTCCCGTGACATGGCAGCGCGGGTTGGCGTGCGTTGGAATTGCAATGGTTATCCTCTACGAGATCGTGCCCTTTGATTTCAGTAAAAACTCGCCCGCCGGTCTCCTTGCGCATGCAAACGTCTCGGTCGTGCCTTTCGCTGCCCACAGGGAGTGCCGCATCAATCAAGCCCTCTACGATCTGAGCGGCGACGGATTACGGTACGCCATCGTCGGCATGGGGCTGGCGATGCTTCTCCGAATCGGGCATCGCCGCCGCGAGACGCGGGTTTGCGTCGCTCTTGCGATGCTGATTTGCGCCGTCTTGGAGACGCTCCACCTATGGATGCCCAGCCGGTTCACCGATGTGACGACGCTCGCGATGGCGGCGGCGGGATCGTTTGCGGGGGTCGCAGTCCTTCAATGGGCACAAGGGCTATATGCTCGGCTGGCGACCGTCGTCGCGGCGGACCCGCTTACGTCGCAGTTGATGGAAGGTGCGACCTACCAGCCGTTGCCGGCGCCGGCGGCCCGATCGGAGATTCGCCGAGGCGAACCACGTGCCGGTACTTCCCCGAAGGATCCGGCTCGATCCACTCCACGACGTTGA
- a CDS encoding GGDEF domain-containing protein — translation MRLEDHARLGISLRPEASEAPAAPRHRGSSLDRLLRRWLVVAILPVVVVSLGFHELTLHHQARCAQESAASILAQTLAAQWRSNNRLSADEIRRDCQNLALQPAILAAAVFNPQGECVAQTMCHDDLVSFLHPDQPTDSSGAAPERPSPPELAAEFPVIQRVDINLGPQFDPQRPARVVLLMGAIDLAGLSSTRWGFCALVTATAAFGWLLATGALRRRVARPIERLLQVSSKRRADSALADATPEPGELGELTRCVNGLKEEAFHWRGQAERVERRMALQLASQTREISRDLRKFQREAWLDPLTRVKNRRFLDEQLPIIFAAHQGADLDLSLVMLDLDHFKRLNDERGHQAGDEVLAFLGELLRQCLRADDIPVRFGGDEFVLILPGVCAEDAMGLTKRLMALFAQRVKVMFDGRTVPGVTAGIAALMNNRPATPAGLLAAADRALYQAKKSGRGSIQICRPFERKSA, via the coding sequence TTGCGACTCGAAGACCACGCCAGATTGGGTATTTCACTTCGCCCCGAAGCCTCCGAGGCGCCGGCAGCGCCGCGTCATCGAGGATCTTCGCTCGATCGACTCCTTCGTCGGTGGCTGGTCGTCGCCATATTGCCCGTCGTCGTCGTTTCCCTCGGATTTCACGAACTCACGCTCCATCACCAGGCGCGCTGCGCGCAGGAATCGGCTGCGTCTATCCTGGCCCAGACGCTCGCCGCGCAATGGCGGTCCAACAACCGGCTCTCTGCCGACGAGATACGGCGTGATTGCCAGAACCTCGCCTTGCAGCCTGCCATTCTTGCGGCCGCCGTCTTCAACCCCCAGGGCGAATGCGTGGCTCAGACCATGTGCCACGACGATCTCGTTTCCTTTCTCCATCCCGATCAGCCGACTGATTCGTCGGGAGCGGCCCCGGAGAGACCTTCGCCCCCAGAACTGGCCGCCGAATTTCCGGTGATCCAGCGCGTGGACATCAATCTGGGGCCGCAGTTTGACCCGCAGCGCCCGGCACGGGTGGTTCTGCTGATGGGAGCGATCGATCTCGCCGGACTCAGCTCTACGCGATGGGGGTTCTGCGCTCTCGTGACCGCCACGGCAGCCTTCGGGTGGTTACTGGCTACTGGGGCCCTCCGGCGGCGGGTTGCGCGGCCCATCGAGCGGTTGTTGCAGGTCTCCAGCAAGCGCCGGGCGGACTCGGCCCTGGCCGATGCAACACCGGAGCCCGGCGAGCTGGGAGAGCTGACCCGCTGCGTCAACGGCCTGAAGGAGGAGGCCTTTCACTGGCGTGGTCAGGCCGAGCGCGTGGAGCGGCGCATGGCGCTCCAGCTTGCCTCCCAGACGCGCGAGATTTCGCGCGATCTGCGCAAGTTCCAGCGCGAGGCGTGGCTCGACCCGCTGACGCGCGTCAAGAACCGCCGCTTCCTCGACGAACAGCTTCCAATCATCTTCGCCGCCCACCAGGGCGCCGACCTCGACCTCTCGCTGGTGATGCTCGATCTCGATCACTTCAAGCGGCTCAACGACGAGCGCGGCCATCAGGCGGGGGACGAGGTGCTGGCCTTCCTTGGCGAACTTCTGCGCCAGTGCCTCCGCGCCGATGACATTCCCGTTCGTTTCGGCGGAGACGAATTCGTGCTCATTCTGCCCGGCGTCTGCGCCGAGGACGCCATGGGGCTCACCAAGCGCCTGATGGCGCTCTTCGCCCAACGCGTCAAGGTCATGTTTGACGGACGCACGGTCCCCGGCGTCACCGCGGGAATTGCCGCCCTGATGAACAATCGCCCGGCGACCCCGGCGGGTTTGCTTGCCGCCGCCGATCGGGCCCTTTACCAGGCCAAGAAATCCGGCCGCGGAAGCATCCAGATCTGCCGCCCTTTTGAAAGAAAGTCGGCCTGA
- a CDS encoding twin-arginine translocase TatA/TatE family subunit, with amino-acid sequence MSPHEHLLAFFPNLGWQELLIIAFIALLIFGRRLPEVGRSLGKGIVEFKKGLQDTGDEIKRANSTPTNSGGSAAHSPSEKKSEPPSGE; translated from the coding sequence ATGTCCCCCCATGAACATCTGCTGGCGTTTTTTCCGAACCTCGGCTGGCAGGAACTACTCATCATCGCGTTCATCGCCCTGCTGATTTTCGGGCGCCGGTTGCCGGAAGTGGGCCGCTCGCTCGGCAAGGGGATCGTGGAATTCAAAAAGGGGCTGCAGGACACCGGCGACGAGATCAAACGCGCGAATTCCACGCCGACGAATTCGGGAGGCAGCGCCGCTCACAGTCCATCCGAAAAGAAGTCCGAGCCTCCGAGCGGGGAATGA
- a CDS encoding glycosyltransferase — protein MELSAETWVYFVVAVFTALAYYEGFWLVRESLGLYLYVRRTTAGARKLKDAEGRFLYQPRVAVILPCCGVDERLHQTVGRLGCQNYADYEIIFTLESEEDPAYEAIGRWTADWTLVRHRRVVAGLTQQRSQKIHNLLAAVEQVSPDREVLVFLDSDAVPSADWLGHLVAPLNDEAVGAATGFRWYCASGGIANGLRSVWNAASVTLIRDEQRNFCWGGATAVRLDRFKSLDIARRWSHALSDDYQMTRAVRDAGLIIRFVPQALIPSHDRTTLRGFFEFARRQLIITRVCAPDIWRTGLLLCTVFVFGGSAAAVLFFLCLLGWFGSMTAGWWAFAGWMVVMLLTLALVTFRQLAVRQILGPPDVTWKDAAWDIAGIFFAGMLHQSVFASSIGTRRFAWRNTVYEMISPDETRVIGRLDKTNEQ, from the coding sequence GTGGAGCTATCTGCCGAAACCTGGGTGTATTTCGTCGTCGCGGTCTTCACCGCGCTGGCCTATTACGAGGGATTCTGGTTGGTCAGGGAATCGCTCGGCTTATACCTCTATGTCCGTCGAACCACGGCCGGGGCCAGGAAACTGAAAGACGCGGAAGGGCGATTTCTCTATCAGCCCCGTGTCGCGGTCATCTTGCCCTGTTGCGGCGTGGACGAGCGGCTGCACCAGACCGTGGGGCGCCTCGGCTGCCAGAATTACGCCGATTACGAGATCATCTTTACCCTCGAATCGGAGGAGGACCCGGCGTACGAGGCGATCGGCCGCTGGACGGCGGACTGGACGCTGGTTCGCCACCGGCGCGTCGTCGCCGGGCTGACACAGCAACGTTCACAGAAAATCCATAACCTCCTGGCCGCCGTGGAGCAGGTATCGCCGGACCGCGAGGTCCTGGTCTTCCTCGATTCCGACGCCGTCCCCTCCGCCGACTGGCTGGGCCATCTCGTGGCGCCGTTGAACGACGAGGCCGTCGGCGCGGCGACAGGCTTTCGCTGGTACTGTGCGTCGGGTGGAATTGCCAACGGTCTCCGCTCCGTCTGGAATGCCGCAAGCGTCACCCTTATCCGCGATGAGCAACGCAACTTCTGCTGGGGCGGTGCGACCGCCGTCCGCCTCGATCGCTTCAAGTCGCTCGACATCGCCCGCCGCTGGAGCCACGCGCTTTCCGACGATTACCAGATGACGCGGGCGGTTCGCGACGCGGGGCTCATCATCCGTTTCGTCCCCCAGGCCCTGATCCCCAGCCATGACCGCACGACGCTGCGCGGCTTTTTTGAGTTTGCCCGGCGGCAGTTGATCATCACCCGGGTTTGTGCCCCGGACATCTGGCGCACCGGCCTCTTGTTATGCACCGTTTTTGTCTTCGGCGGCTCGGCGGCCGCCGTGCTCTTTTTTCTTTGCCTGCTGGGCTGGTTCGGCTCGATGACCGCCGGTTGGTGGGCCTTCGCCGGCTGGATGGTCGTCATGCTTCTGACCTTGGCGCTCGTCACCTTCCGGCAACTGGCGGTTCGGCAGATCCTCGGGCCGCCCGATGTGACATGGAAGGATGCCGCTTGGGACATCGCCGGCATCTTTTTCGCGGGGATGCTGCACCAGTCGGTCTTCGCGTCATCAATCGGCACGCGCCGCTTCGCCTGGCGCAATACGGTGTACGAGATGATCTCGCCGGATGAAACGCGCGTGATCGGGCGGCTGGACAAAACAAACGAGCAATAG
- the asnB gene encoding asparagine synthase (glutamine-hydrolyzing) codes for MCGIVGIVSSAPLSLEDRSARDEMAATLAHRGPDGFGRHDAPNVALGHRRLAVIDVTGGGQPLSNETASIWAVANGEFYNFRELRDDLASRGHIFRTASDTECLVHLYEEHGDRCVDRLAGMFAFAVWDEPRRRLLVARDRLGVKPLYYCLDDDRLLFSSELKSLLAARVRAEFDPTALADYLTYSFIPSPRTIFTGIHKLPPGSLLTYQNGRVTVRPYWDLAYQGLSDRPLDELADSLWENLQRATSRRLVSDVPVAAFLSGGLDSTAVAWAMTKTSRAPVVTLTCGFDEKDFDERAKARTVAALLGTDHHDAIVRPQSVGWADTLCEFFDEPFADASAIPTYQLSQFAKRYATVLLSGDGGDEILAGYRRYRFDRYEGQVRKLVPSSIRRAAFGAAARLYPDRSWLPRPLRARATLANLSVDAATAHALSISTLRPDDVRRLLNPDVAAQLGDYDPLEHSRGHYHGCDAPDHLSKCQYADIRLGLADGILTKVDRASMAHAVEVRSPMLDHEFVQFAWSIPPRMRIRGRAGKWPLRSLLSRRLDPAIASQSKAGFEVPLDAWFKGPLRAEFESRVLARNSACQDWFDASIMKQFLAEHLSGRRRHGPTLWKLLMFEAWHDRYLKSTRRVAPPHRVLVACP; via the coding sequence ATGTGTGGCATCGTCGGCATCGTCAGCTCTGCTCCGCTCTCCCTGGAGGACCGTTCCGCGCGCGATGAAATGGCGGCCACGCTGGCCCATCGCGGGCCGGACGGCTTCGGTCGCCACGACGCGCCAAACGTCGCCCTGGGCCATCGCCGCCTGGCCGTGATCGACGTGACTGGCGGTGGTCAGCCTCTCAGCAATGAAACCGCCTCGATCTGGGCCGTCGCCAACGGCGAGTTCTACAACTTTCGCGAACTCCGCGACGACCTGGCCTCGCGCGGCCATATCTTCCGCACCGCGAGCGACACCGAATGCCTCGTCCATCTGTACGAAGAACACGGAGATCGGTGCGTGGACCGTCTCGCCGGCATGTTTGCATTCGCCGTCTGGGACGAGCCGCGCCGCCGGCTGCTCGTCGCCCGCGACCGGCTCGGCGTCAAGCCGCTTTACTATTGCCTGGACGATGACCGCCTGCTCTTTTCCTCGGAATTAAAGTCGCTCCTCGCCGCACGAGTCCGCGCGGAATTCGACCCGACCGCTCTCGCCGACTATCTGACGTACAGTTTCATCCCGTCTCCCAGGACGATCTTCACTGGCATTCATAAGCTGCCTCCGGGCAGTTTACTCACGTATCAAAATGGCCGCGTCACGGTCCGCCCTTATTGGGACCTCGCGTACCAGGGTCTGAGCGACCGCCCGCTGGACGAACTCGCCGATTCGCTATGGGAAAACTTGCAACGGGCGACGTCTCGCCGCCTCGTCTCCGATGTGCCGGTCGCCGCATTTCTGAGCGGCGGTCTGGATTCCACCGCCGTGGCCTGGGCGATGACGAAAACGTCGCGAGCCCCCGTCGTGACGCTGACCTGCGGGTTTGACGAAAAGGACTTTGACGAACGCGCCAAGGCCCGCACCGTAGCGGCCCTTCTCGGAACGGACCATCACGACGCCATCGTCCGCCCGCAGTCCGTGGGTTGGGCGGACACGCTTTGCGAGTTCTTCGATGAACCATTTGCCGATGCCTCCGCCATCCCCACTTACCAGCTTTCCCAATTCGCCAAGCGCTACGCCACGGTCCTGCTCTCCGGCGATGGCGGGGACGAAATCCTCGCGGGCTATCGGCGTTACCGATTCGATCGCTACGAGGGGCAAGTAAGAAAACTCGTACCGTCGTCCATTCGTCGCGCCGCCTTCGGCGCTGCGGCCCGGCTCTATCCCGACCGCTCATGGCTGCCGCGTCCGCTGCGCGCACGCGCGACGCTGGCGAATTTGTCGGTCGATGCGGCGACGGCGCATGCGCTCTCGATTTCGACGCTCCGACCCGACGATGTTCGGCGCCTGCTGAATCCGGATGTAGCCGCGCAACTCGGCGACTACGACCCGCTCGAGCACTCCCGCGGACACTACCACGGCTGTGATGCCCCCGATCACCTGTCGAAGTGCCAATATGCCGACATTCGCCTCGGACTGGCCGACGGCATCCTTACGAAGGTCGATCGCGCGAGCATGGCCCACGCCGTCGAAGTCCGTTCGCCCATGCTCGACCACGAGTTCGTGCAGTTTGCCTGGTCCATCCCGCCCCGCATGCGAATCCGCGGCCGCGCCGGCAAGTGGCCGCTGCGCTCCCTGCTCTCGCGCCGCCTCGATCCGGCGATCGCCTCGCAATCAAAGGCGGGATTCGAGGTCCCGTTGGATGCCTGGTTCAAAGGGCCGCTGCGCGCGGAGTTTGAATCACGAGTCCTTGCCCGGAACTCCGCCTGCCAAGATTGGTTCGATGCCTCGATCATGAAGCAATTTCTTGCCGAACACCTGTCCGGCCGCCGCCGGCACGGCCCGACCCTTTGGAAGCTGCTGATGTTCGAGGCCTGGCACGACCGTTACTTGAAGTCCACCCGACGCGTGGCCCCGCCGCACAGGGTCCTTGTTGCCTGTCCCTAG
- the glyA gene encoding serine hydroxymethyltransferase — translation MSLQKNPIADQDPELWKAFVAEEERQARTLELIASENHVSAAVLAAAGSVFTNKYAEGYPGKRYYGGCEHMDTVERLAIDRAKALFGCEHANVQPHSGSQANQAVLLAAMNPGSRFDEAEQKEKNPGEPVRTPGDMILSLHLDHGGHLSHGKSVNISGKWFRVTHYFVDRETGRINMDEVRSLARDCKPKLIITGASAYPRLWDWAAFASIAKEVGALLMADIAHIAGLVATGLHPSPVPFAEFVTTTTHKTLRGPRAGLTMCREAWAKKIDSAVFPGLQGGPLMHIIAAKAVAFGEALRPEFKAYQQLILDNAQALAESLLSRGQSLVSGGTDNHLMLLDLRKGYPNVSGAMAEDWLGQAGIVVNKNMIPFDERKPMETSGLRLGTPALSTRKMGPDEMRRIAGLIDRVLSSGGAKAAIDAVHGEVLELCEQFPLPKH, via the coding sequence ATGAGCCTTCAAAAGAATCCCATCGCCGATCAAGACCCCGAACTCTGGAAGGCCTTTGTCGCCGAGGAAGAGCGTCAGGCCAGGACGCTGGAGCTGATCGCCTCGGAAAACCACGTCAGCGCGGCCGTGCTCGCCGCCGCCGGCTCTGTCTTCACCAACAAATACGCCGAGGGATACCCCGGCAAGCGCTACTACGGCGGCTGCGAGCACATGGACACCGTCGAGCGGCTGGCCATCGACCGGGCCAAGGCCCTCTTCGGCTGCGAACATGCCAACGTCCAGCCGCACTCTGGCAGCCAGGCCAACCAGGCCGTGCTGCTCGCCGCGATGAACCCCGGCTCGCGCTTCGACGAGGCCGAGCAGAAGGAAAAGAACCCCGGCGAGCCCGTGCGGACGCCCGGCGACATGATTCTCTCGCTGCACCTTGACCACGGCGGCCACCTGTCCCACGGCAAGTCCGTCAACATCAGCGGCAAATGGTTCCGCGTGACGCACTACTTCGTGGACCGCGAGACCGGCCGGATCAACATGGACGAGGTCCGCAGCCTCGCCCGCGACTGCAAGCCCAAGCTCATCATCACCGGCGCGTCGGCCTATCCACGCCTCTGGGACTGGGCCGCCTTTGCTTCCATCGCCAAGGAGGTCGGCGCGCTGCTCATGGCCGACATCGCCCACATCGCCGGTCTCGTCGCGACCGGCCTGCACCCCAGCCCGGTTCCGTTTGCGGAATTTGTGACGACGACGACGCACAAAACGCTCCGCGGCCCCCGCGCGGGCCTGACGATGTGCCGGGAGGCGTGGGCCAAGAAGATCGACTCGGCGGTCTTCCCTGGTCTGCAAGGCGGGCCGCTCATGCACATCATCGCCGCCAAGGCGGTCGCCTTTGGCGAGGCGCTGCGACCGGAGTTCAAGGCGTATCAGCAGCTCATTCTCGACAATGCGCAGGCCCTGGCGGAATCGCTCCTGTCGCGCGGCCAATCCCTGGTCTCCGGCGGCACGGACAATCACCTGATGCTCCTCGACCTCCGCAAGGGCTATCCCAACGTCTCCGGCGCGATGGCCGAAGACTGGCTCGGCCAGGCGGGCATTGTCGTCAACAAGAACATGATCCCCTTCGACGAGCGCAAGCCGATGGAGACGAGCGGACTGCGTCTGGGCACCCCGGCGCTTTCGACCCGTAAAATGGGCCCGGACGAGATGAGGCGGATCGCAGGGCTGATCGATCGCGTCCTTTCATCGGGTGGCGCGAAGGCGGCGATCGACGCGGTCCACGGCGAGGTGTTGGAGCTTTGTGAGCAGTTTCCCCTGCCCAAGCATTGA